The Melopsittacus undulatus isolate bMelUnd1 chromosome 17, bMelUnd1.mat.Z, whole genome shotgun sequence DNA window AGCCCTGGGCAGTGAACGGCTCCGGTACCCATGGGGGGGCAGCGGGACCCCCCCGTGCTCACCGGCAGAACGTCCTTGGTGCCGCGGGGCCACGGGCAGCCCCGCGCCGGGGGCTCGGGGTACGCGGGGGGGCAGAGCCGGGGCTCGGGGGGGCCGGGGGTCCAGGCGGGGGGTGCGTCCCAGCGCAGGAGGCTGCTGTCGCAGGCGGGGGGGGGACCCAGCTTGTCATGGGCGTAGATGAAGATCTCCTTGTGCGCCTTGGCCACTTGGGCGATGACGTCCTCGGTGCCCCCCCCGGGGCTGGGTGAGCGGGGGGGGGTCAGCTGCTGCGGGAACTGGGAGAAGcaggcggcggggggggggcgggacGAGCGGTGGGGGGGGGCCCCGGAGGCAGCGGGCGGCCCCCCCCCAGGGCTGGACCCTCGGCCGGGGCGGGCATGGCCGGTGGGACGCTGCCCATGCTGCTCATGGCGCTCTGCATCTCCGCCAGCATCCGCTGCTTCTCCCGCTTGGGGATGCGCCCGAAGCGCACCGCTGGGGGGGGGACATACTGGTGTTAGTGGGGAGATGGGGTGCACTAACAGCCCCCCTCCCAGTAATGTGTgatgggggtgcaggggatgctggggatgtgGCTGCATCCCTATGCCCTGGCTTGGTGGGGATGTAGAGCCTTGACAACAGGACACATCCCAAGAGGGGGACACAGAGCTCCATGCATGGGGGTACCTGGTCCTGGAGGGGACACAGAGCCCTGAAAATGGGGGGACCCACCACTGGAGGGGACATGCAGCCCTGGGCACAGGGGGTCCCACCCCCAGAGGGCTTGTACAGCACTGAACAACCAGTTCTGAGGGGCGTTTTGGGGGTGCTGAGCTCACCATCACGGGACATGCCAACCAGCAGGCACTTCTTGAAGCGGCACTGCTGGCAGCGGTTGCGGTTGATGCGGACGATGGAGCAGTTCTCATTCTTGAGGCACTTCTTGTACTGGATGTTCTGCTGGATGCTGCGGCGGAAGAAGCCCTGTGGGCAGAGAGGGGGTCACCCATGGCCCCCCACAACACCGCAGGGGCTCCCCATCACTCCGGTCCCATCCCAGTACCTTGCAGCCCTCACAGGCATGGACGCCGTAGTGGAAGCCGGAGGCGACGTCCCCGCAGACCTTGCAGAGCAGCACCATCCCGTTCAGCTCTGTGGGGTACAGGGGTGAGCAGGGTCCGGGGGGGACCCCcgtacccccccccccggcgTGCCCCACTCACTGGTGACGGTGCTGCCGGCTTTGCTGGGCGAGCTGCGGCGCCGCTCATCCACAGCGACCTGCGGCTGCACCCCGGGGAAGTTCACCGAGGAGCCgtaggatgaggaggaggaggaggaggaggaaggggagccATCCTCATGGGTGCCCAACGAGCCCCCGCCGTAAGCACGGGAATCCTGAAGGGATCCGGTGGGTGATGGGGGGAAATAGGTGGGGAAGGGCTGGGAGCCGGACTGGGAGCTGCCGTTGGAGCTGTCGCTGCAGAGCGAGACGGGGCTGGTGCGGTTGGGTGAAGCGCAGCTGGAGCCCACGTAGCTGATGACACCGCCTGCAGAGCGGAGCCACCCATGCACCGAGCTGCGCCGGGCTCAGCCGCAGCCGCGATCACAGCCCcggggcagggcaggagcacgGGAAGTGCCCGGATCCATCCCGGACCCACGGGGATCCCGCTGGCAGCGGCCGCACGTGTGCCACGCACCCTGAGTCAGGCACCGCGCCCGGCGGCGGCCACACGGGCACCGGCTCCACGTGGAACGGGGACAGCCGCGTTACCCGGAACGTGTCGGATGGGGACACGGGCAGGGAGCCCTGGGAGCACCCATGGGAGAAACACGGGCTGGGAATGCTCTGGAGGCGTAACACGGATGTCACGGCAGTTGCACCCACACATAGGGCACCACGGGGGAGCTCAGCACAGCCCCCTCACTTATGGGGTGCAGTAAATGGATCTGCAGGGGGGGAACCCCACAAAGATGCGGGGGTCACAGTCACCCCTATCTCATAGTCCCACACATAACACAAAGATGGGGGGCTCACAGCCATCCCTGTATCACAGACACCCTCCCCCTCCAAATCCAATGCAGCAACAGCAGGGCATAGCTCGGAGCCGGGACATGCAGAGGGTGACATCAGGGACACATGGGATCACCAGGACCATGTGTCTCCTGTCGCACACAGTTGCTGCCGGAGCCACCATGCTACCAACACAGCCCCTCCCCCAGTAATCCACCTCCAAAGGGGGTCACCAAATTGGGTCCCCAGCGGCCTTGGGGCTCCCGGGACATCAAAATAATGAGGGGATTCCCCCATTCCGAAGCCTCGGGACCTCCCCCCTCAGGATGCTTGGGGTGAGGGGATCCCTGGAGGGGTTGTACCGGACACTGGGGCCATTCCCGAACCCATCACACCGGGACCCCCCCTCTAAACCAACCGCTccagtgccccccccagccccgtCTAAGCTCAGGCAGCCTCACGCCGCCGCGCCACGTGCTCGCGCCGCACGTGGCCCCCTCGAGGCCACGCCTCCTTCAGGCTTTGTCCCGCCCACTCTCCCACTTCCTATTGGCCTGCCACGAAGCCACTCCCTTTTATCGTACCCCCCCTCCACCTTTCTACCCCCCCAaaacacaccccccccccccgccccaccCCCTTGGTTATAAACAGAACGCGGCGTCCCCGCCTTTTCGGAGGGGGAGTGGGGGCGTGTGTGATGTCATGATGACGTCACTAACGCAGATAACCAATGGGAGCGAGAGAGGGGAGGGGCTGCGGGGAAAACAAACTCCGCACGTGGCAGCGGCGGGGAGGGGGACACGTGCCGGGGGGGGCACCGCCTccgttccccccccccgttaTTTCCCCGCCCCTTCCCGGTGCTCGTCCCCGGGTGCCCCGCACCGCCACTGCCCAGTGCCGCTCCCGATGCGCCGATCCCGGTCCCATCTCCGCGCTCGGGATTCCCCCGCTCCCGGTTTCCCCCCGCCGCGATAAGCGGAGCGCTGCGGTGCCGGTGTTGGGATCCCCCCGGTGCCGGTGTTCCGGTCCCCCCCGTGCGCAGGATCCCCGGTGCCAGCTCCCATCCTTCCCTCTCTGACTGTGCCCGAGAACGCGGGACCCGCGATGCGGGACCGCCCGGTGCCCGGTAGGACGGACCCCGTTCCGGTACGCAGAGCCCCGGTGCGCGGCCGGCTCTGCGGGATCCTCATCCTCCGAGCGCGCAGTCCCCGCCTGCGGTGCGGCACTGACCTGTGCTGCCGGCCTCGGGAGCGGCCATCCTGGGGCCGGGATCGGGGTCCTCGGCTGCGCAGGGGCCGGTGCAGCGGAGCCGCTCCGAGCCGTGCCTGCCGCCGCCCGGCCGGGGCTGTTGTgcgcccgccgcccgccccgccgcccgcccggcACCGGCCGCGGCTGCGCACTGGGCCGCACGCGGCGCCGCCGCCTCCCCCATGTGATTCCCGGGGAGAGCCTCGTGCCCCAGTGACACACTTTCCGCCGGCGGCCCCGGACCCGCGCTGCCACCGGGGACACCGGGAGCGACCGGGACCCCCCCCggggacaccccccccctcccatcccgtatcctgcatcctgcatcccacatcccgCATCCCCCATCCCGTATCCCGCATCCCGCATCCCACCCGCGAGCACCGGGACCGGCCCCTGTcaccctgcagcagggacaccCGAGTGCGGCAGTGTCCCCTGCATGGGGACACCCGGGCAGCCTGTCACTGCGCACTGCAGTACCCGCGGTGGGGACACCCAAGCATGGCACTGTTCCCTGCACAGGGACACACAGATACCCCTATCACTCTGCACAGCACTGTTCTGCACTGGGGACACCCTGGCACAGCACTGGCACCCCTGGTCCCCCGCATAGCAGCATCCCTTGGGGACACCGATATCCTGCAGCACATCACGGTCCTTGTGCCAGGAACACCCTGGTACCTCAGTCATCCTCTGCCTGGCGTcattccctgtgctggggacacCCGGGTACCCCTGTCACCCCACACACATGGCACCATTCCCTGCACTGGGGACACCCAGGCACCGTGTGGCACTGGCACCTCAggacccctgccccatggcacagctCAGCCTCCTACTGCACCCCCTGCCCGTGCCCAGCCCATCCCCGAGGCCACCGGGGCAATGCAGCAGCGGGTGCCCGGTGTGGCACGTGCTTGGCAGCCCTGGCCCAGCCTGGCCCAGCTCCAGGGGCTGCGGTGCTGTGCAGTGCCCAGTTCCACGGtgccagggctgagctgctgagcGGATCCAGGTTACGGCTCCAGGGTCCCTATGGATGCTCATAGCCCCGAGgttggggtgggttttgggggtgcCACGTGCCAGGTGCTGCCCTGGCCCCCAgccaggcagagatggtgcagAGCCACAGATGTGCCAGAGCCAGGAAATCCTCAGAGATAATCCCATGGGAGGAGAGGCTTTGGGTGCCCTGaccatgctgggagctgtggggtgcCCGGGGGTTGGACACCAGAGCCCTGCACCCCAAACTGCCCCTAGCACCAGCCCTGGTGGGTGCACGGGGCTGCTCCTTGGCTGGGGGCTCCCCAGGGACCTTCACTGGGTACCGGGGATGCTCCTGGCtcagggggtgatggggacaccTGAAGTGCCCTCACCCTGAGTCACTGCCTGGTTGCACTGTGCCAACACCACCGCCTGGTTCCCAGCGGGATGTGTGGTGCCAGGCTGGCACAGGGAcagggggacatggggggacaCTGTCCCTGGCATGGGGGGACCCTCACTCCCCATCCCTGTTCGCTGCAGCTATGCCAGGACTGCCCCAGCCATGCAGATGCCACAGCCTCTCCCGGTGCCTCGTTCCCTCCCGGCACGTTCCCATCCGCAGCAATCAGCCGTGACTCAGCCGCTCATCCTGCCTGGGAAAACAACcccacacacagcacacagcgCACGGAGCGCAGCCGGTCCTGCACCGGGATGCTCGGCTGGACCCGGCTATCCGGCTGCCCCGGGGATCCCGGGAGGggagtggggctgggagggatgAGATGAACCCCTTGGGGTTCCACTGTGGGGTCTCACTGAGCCATTCCACAGAGGGGTCTcgctgtggggcacagcagcttggtgtgagggtgctgggagcagggtcCCCAGGCTGGgtgcagcaggatggggctAAGGGGGCCACCAAAGCCACAGTGACAGCGGGTGCTGCACTGGACCCTCGGCAGCCCTATGGCCCTTTTGGGGAACCCCCCAAATCTCCGGGGCTGCATTCCTGGGGTCACCCCATGCACCCCCCATGGCACT harbors:
- the NR1D1 gene encoding LOW QUALITY PROTEIN: nuclear receptor subfamily 1 group D member 1 (The sequence of the model RefSeq protein was modified relative to this genomic sequence to represent the inferred CDS: deleted 2 bases in 1 codon), with product MAAPEAGSTGGVISYVGSSCASPNRTSPVSLCSDSSNGSSQSGSQPFPTYFPPSPTGSLQDSRAYGGGSLGTHEDGSPSSSSSSSSSYGSSVNFPGVQPQVAVDERRRSSPSKAGSTVTKLNGMVLLCKVCGDVASGFHYGVHACEGCKGFFRRSIQQNIQYKKCLKNENCSIVRINRNRCQQCRFKKCLLVGMSRDAVRFGRIPKREKQRMLAEMQSAMSSMGSVPPAMPAPAEGPALGGGRPLPPGPPPTARPAPPAACFSQFPQQLTPPRSPSPGGGTEDVIAQVAKAHKEIFIYAHDKLGPPPACDSSLLRWDAPPAWTPGPPEPRLCPPAYPEPPARGCPWPRGTKDVLPACPMNSHRPGRSGRSVQEIWEDFSLSFTPAVREVVEFAKHIPGFQALSQHDQVTLLKAGTFEVLMVRFASLFDVKEQTVTFMSRTKYSLQELWGMGMGDLLSSMFEFSEKLSALDLTDEELGLFTAVVLVSADRSGMEDTASVEQLQETLIRALRALVLKTHPAETSRFTKLLLKLPDLRTLNNLHSEKLLSFRIDAQ